The Brassica oleracea var. oleracea cultivar TO1000 chromosome C7, BOL, whole genome shotgun sequence sequence GTTGTCAAGAACCTAACATTCTCCAACATACAAGTAACAGACGTGCAAGTACCGATAGTAATAGACCAATATTACTGCGATAAGTCCAAGTGTAAGAATCAGACTAGCGCAGTATCAATTTCGGACGTCAAGTACAACAACATCGTCGGTAGTTTCACGGCACAACCGGTACGTATTGCATGCAGCAACAACGTACCATGCATGGACGTGGATCTAATGGATATTAGGTTACGACCTTCCGGAGGAATCAGAGGGTTACAAACTCATCAACAGCAACACGCTTTGTGTTGGAACTCGTACGGCAAAACACAAGGGCCTTTGGTTCCTTCAAGCATTGGTTATTGCTTAAAGAAGAGTAATATTGATGGTTATTATCCCAAGAGATTTATTGCTTCGTCCCATGAAAAACTCTGCCCTTTATAAAACCTTTAATAGAAATTTAGAGTTATTCTATTAGCTGGAAAGATTTTATATATCTTTTCGTGCTAGATGATAAGATTTTAAATCAGTTATGCCACCGGTTCTATCCCAATAGGTACCTGTGTTTGGCATATATTTGCTTTTAAATTGTGTTTCTTTTGGGAGATCATGATGTTTCTTTTTGCTTCCCTTCTCCAACTTTTTGTGGGTGTGAGAAGGTAATGGCTCTTTTATCAGCTTTTTCTGTAGTGTTATGATGTATGATTCCAGTTTCAGAGGTTTGATGTTATTTTACTTGTTGCTTGTAATAAACATTTAATCTTAATTTTACTTGAACTTCTTAACAAAAAGAATTTTTTTTCACTAGTAATTTCCTACTTCACATCTAAAATATTTTTTGATGGAGAAATATACGTGAATTGAAGATAACATGTTTATTTGTAATTTGTCGATTAAACTAACCTGCTTTTATAATCTGTTGATGAACTATTTGATATATCAAAAAGAAACCAAATTGTAAAGTGGATGTGCAACTTTTCATAATAATGAACTTAAATAATAAGGTTGAAATTATGTATGAAGAGAAAATAGAGAATGCTTGAAGGTAAAATGTGAAATATTGGAAGACAATTTTTAAAATTAAAAAGGCTCAGAAGACAGAATTGAGAGAATATTCCCAAAAAAGAACAATAACAAAAAACCTTTAATTTCCTTAAAAGCTACAAACAAAAAGGAGGTTTAAACTTTAGAATCATTTGTTAGTGGAGGTAGAACCAAGTGATAATACTTTGGCTTTGGTGGAAAGGCCACATTCTCTCCTATAATTTTATGGCTACTAACCACGAAACCTAACTTTTAATATAACAATAGCCATCCATCGATACAAAACTATAGAGAAATGTAAAAATAAATATTTGAAGTGAGAATCTCTACAAAAGTCATGAGTGATGTGAGGCTGAAGATGAGTAGTGATAGAGTGTCCTCACCGGCCATTTTGGCTCTCTTTAATCAAAATCTATCTCGCACGCGCATGTAACATCTCTTTTTATTTCGTTTCTAACTATTTCTTTCCCTTTTATTCCCTTTTAATGAGTACAGAATTATAGAAAAATAGAAGGCTGAAGAACCTAAGAGAAGCACACTTCACTCATAAAGAAAACTAGTGTTTCAAAAAAAAATCATACAGAAAACTAAAAAAGCCGACAATTTTTCGAAAAACCTAATCAGTTTACCTAGTTATGAACAATCCATCATACATATATCGCTTATAATAAAGTTTTCCTTTATTTATTTATGTTAAGCAAAAAAAAATGTTTTCCTTTCTAAATGCTGTGCATGTGATATATATATCACGTAATGTTGATGGTGTTACTGTTACTTGATAATATAAACAAAGAGGGTTGTAAAAGAATGCTTTTAAGTTTCAACCAAGCGATTGAGCTCTCTGATGTGAAGTTCATGCAGGAGAAGAAACTGACTGGGAAGTACTTCGAGGAGATATTAGTCAAGAGAATTAAGGCAACACCGATTTTTCCTTTTAAGTTTTAACAAAGTTAACACTTAACGGTAATATTCTACTAATTAGTAACAATTAAAATCATCATTAATAAGCTTACCTTATGTAAATGTCCTCAAAATTTTCATAAACTGGAAAGTAGCCGTTGGATCATTGGAAAAGAAAAGGAAACTAAGAAGAATACAAATAAGCCAAATCCGTGTTCTTAGATTTCATAATTTTTTGGTATCTTTCTTCTCTCTGGAAAAAATCTGTAATGAATCCAAAAAGATGTGCTGCTTGCAAATATCTGAGAAGAAGATGTCCAAAAGATTGCATTTTCTCACCTTATTTCCCTCCAGGCGATCCTGATAAATTTGCATGCATCCACAGAATCTATGGTGCTGGAAACGTTTCCAAAATGCTTCAGGTATATAAATTGTTTTTGTGTATGTGTATCTGTTCTACATCCCAATCTAAGATAACTTCTGGTATTAAATATTGATGGTGGAATCATTTGACAGCAACTTCCTGTTCAGACAAGAGCTGAAGCAGTGGAATCTTTGTCCTTTGAAGCAAAATGCAGGGTAGAAGATCCTGTTTATGGATGTGTTGGGATTATTTCTTTACTCCAAACAGAAATTCAGAAAACCCAAACTCTTTTGGCCAGAACTCAAGCTGAGATTGCTGTTGCTCAAGCCAAACATAGCCAAAACCCAAGTTAATGAATTTATGTAATACTATCTCAGTTTCATCTATAATTTTCCGAATAAAAATCTCTTCTTCATCTCTGTTTCTGATTGCTTGTACTCTCCTTGTATGCATTTTGTTCAAACAATGCGCATTTTGTTCAAACAATGCTTGTCTGTGGAAGTTTCAAATATGACTTTAACGAAAGTTCCAAAGTTAATGATCGTTTTGAGAAATCCATTACCAAACTCATAATAATAACATGTCTATATTAAGACGATAACACTTTTCATTTTTCTACCTTCTACAATTATGGAACATTTTCAAGTAAACAGGAGAGCTAAGACATGAACTATACTTGTATAGTTACAAAGATTGCATATGAATCTGTTTAAAAGAGGAAAAAAAATATATGACACGAGACACTTAACCTTCAAAATCAGCTTGCATCCCACTTGGAGAACGTAATTTGATGCTGGTTCCAACTTTCGTGCCTTTCGTTCGCTCTATCCGTGCTTTCAACTTCAAATGAAGTGCTGATGTTTGAATCAGAATCCATAGAATCAACATAGCTCGAAACTCTGTTCACTTCCAAGGCTTTCTCCAACAGTTGGATCATACAAGCATTATGTTCTTCAATAGGTGTGATACCATAAACATAGATCATGCGTAAGAAGTACCTCAACCCTTCTTTCACATTCCCAGTGTTTGCACAAGCAGACAAGACACCAACAAAACTGATAGCATCCGGCTCCACCCCTTCTTCACCTTCCATCTCCCCAAACAGAGACAAAGCCTCGTCCCCCAAACCATGAACCCCCAAGCTAGTGATCATCGAGTTCCAAGTCGCTAAACTCTTACTCTCCATCACATCAAAGACTCTCCTCGCATCCTCCAAGCTCCCACATTTACTATACATATCAATCAAAGCAGTCCCAAGGAAACAATCAAGCAAGAACCCATTCTTGTGAGCGTAGTCATGAACCCATCTCCCCATAGACAAGCTCCCTAGCTGAGTCGAAGCTTGCAACATACTAACTAACGTAAACTCGTTAGGCTCCACGTCATCCACCTGCATCCTCCTGAAAAGCTGAAACGCCTCGTCGGGTCTACGGTTCTTAACGTAAGCAGCGATCATCGCGGTCCACGAGACAACGTTCCTCGTAGGCATTTGCCCGAACACGATCTCAGCATCATCTAATCTATCATTAGAGACAAGACCGTTGAGCATAGTCGTCCACGAGACAATGTTTCTACCAGGCATTTCATCGAACACCTTGCGACCACAATCTGGTCTCCCACATTTAAAGTAAAGATCCATGAGAGTGTTCTGTAAGAAGACATCCGAGAACAAACCGGTTGTGATAGCTAAACCATGGACTTGTGTGCCTAAACGAGGAGACGAATCAGCGAGGCAAGCTTTGATGACGAAAGGGAACGTGAATTTATCGAACTGCGAATGGATTGTGAGCATGAGGACGAAAAGGAGGAGAGCTTCACGAGGCTTGTTGTTAACGGAGAGAGATCTTATCATGAGGTTCCAGGTGAACGTAGAGGGAGAGTGGAGCTGACGGAAGACGAGAGAAGCGTATCGGGTTTCTCCGAAGGAAGAAGAGAGGGTGATGAGGTGTCGAGCGAGGAGCTGGTCGTTGGCGAGGTCGTGGCGGATGATTTTGGCGTGGATTTGTTTGAGTTGGGGAAAGTTTGAGCATGTTCTGAGGAAGAAGTAGGCTTTTTCCGGTCGGAAGTGGGGAGGAGAGAGGAGGTTTGGTGGTGGAGACGGCGACGGAGCCGCCATGGATTAGTGATAATCCTCCGGTTCTCTCTCTCTCTCCCTCTCCTCGATTGATCGTGTGTGGTGGATGGTGATGAAGCAAGGGAGGAGGTTCGAAACGGCGTCGTTTAGAGAAAAACATTTACAGTAAAAACACTAACAATTTATGGAGTAAAAAGTAAAATATACTGCTTATTTATAAATTTTATTTTCATCCATTTTAAAATTACTAAAATATGTATATTAGTGTGTAGATACATTATAAATACATTTCTATAAATAATATGTTAATAATTATAATAATAAAAATAGAAAAAAAAAACCATTTGAAAGAAAATATAATTATATTCTACTTCTATGTATAAATTTTATATAAACAATTTTTTTTTGAAAAAAAAATAATAATTATTATAAACTTATGATATTAATAAAACGATATCTCATTTCATTAAATTCTGTTATATTCTAAAGTTGTGTAATTTGATTAAAATAACTAATTTACTATGTAGTAATTTATAGAATTTGACTCTATTTTAAAAGAAGAAAAAAATTAGTAAATGTCAATTAAAAGCCTTAATTCTATATTAGACCATGACCACAAAGACACGTTGAAGAGACCTGTGAAAATGTGATCATATATAAATGTGAGAAGATTACAAAGATAGTGATTTGATAACCACAACCATACAAATGAGTAACAAAAAGCTATCCAAAATCTAATCTTCTTTTCCTCCGACTCATCATCATCATTTCCTTTTACTATATTACCACCTCTCTCCTACACATCTTCCTTCTTTCATCTGCTATTACAACCTTGACTTTGATCCTGTCTTGTCACCATGGCTTCAGCTACTTTCTCTGTCCCCAAACCATCTCTTCAGGTACCTCCCTTCTTCTTCTCCTGATGATGTCTCTAACAGGCTCTTTACAAGTTGAGTAAACGTGTTTGTGTTTTGTTGTCTTCAGGGTTTCACTGACTTCTCAGGATTGAGAAGCTCCTCTGCATCACTTCCCTTTGGCAAGAAACTTTCTTCCGATGAGTTTGTTTCCGCTGTCTCTTTCCAGAACTCTGCAGTGAGTTCTTTGTTTTCCTCCAGCATTATCTGTACCACTCATGTTATGTCTTTATGACATGTTTATACCAAGAAAACAGAATGTATGTTGATAGATCGGACATGTTCTGCGACCAGACTTTGTCTGTTTTGCTGTTTTGTAAATCATTTAGATGTTTGTGTGCATGTTGCTAGATGGGAAGCAGTAGTGGATATAGAAAAGGTGTGACCGAGGCTAAACTTAAGGTGGCTATCAATGGATTCGGTAGGATCGGGAGGAACTTCTTGAGATGCTGGCATGGCCGTAAGGACTCTCCTTTTGATATCATTGCCATTAACGACACCGGCGGTGTCAAGCAGGCTTCTCATCTCCTTAAATACGACTCTACTCTCGGAATCTTCGACGCTGACGTGAAACCTTCCGGAGACGCTGCACTCTCAGTAGATGGAAAGATCATCAAGGTTGTATCTAACCGCAACCCGTCTCTTCTCCCCTGGAAGTAAGTCAACAATACAATGCAGTTCTTTGTCTGAAACTTGATCAGTCTTTATAATCATTTGATGTTGGTGGTTGGTGGTTTCTTTAGGGAGTTAGGAATCGATATTGTCATTGAAGGAACAGGAGTGTTTGTGGATAGAGAAGGTGCAGGAAAACACCGAACGTGTCAGTGGTTGATCTCGTTGTACAGGTCACCAAGAAGACTTTCGCTGAGGAGGTCAACGCTGCTTTCAGAGAATCTGCAGAGAAAGAGCTTAAAGGTATCCTTGAAGTCTGCGATGAGCCGCTTGTGTCCGTTGATTTCAGATGCTCAGATGTGTCGTCCACCATTGATTCTTCGCTAACTATGGTGATGGGAGATGATATGGTTAAGGTGATTGCTTGGTATGATAATGAATGGGGTTACTCGCAGAGAGTTGTTGATTTGGCTGACATTGTTGCCAACAACTGGAAGTGATTTGAATGTTTTATTACAGGTTTCAAACAATAATAGTAATAATAATATACAGAGATGTAATGTTGTTATACATTTTTGGGTTTTTTTTTTTTGCAAGAATACACAATCGTGCAATGGTCTTTTTTGCTGCTAAAGCCATAATATGATAAAAGAGAAGAATGTACCTGAGAAACTGTTTCATAGCTCTCTTGTTTTTTTTTTACTAATCTACTTAAGCCTTTGAAGGGTGATGATGATGAGATGTCTTTTCAAGCATTCTTGTTCCTTCTTCTTCCATGGCTAGTTTACTCCATCCTGATCCTCTCATTGACAAAATCTTGGCCCGTTCGAGTCCGTTTCCTCTGAACCCTGTAATCTTCGACGATACCATAGGCATCACGAGAATGGCCGATGCGTTTATGGAGTCTTCCCCAAAGCCCAATGCCGCTAAACAAGCAGTCTACAACACAAAACAAAGAAGAGTTAAAAAAATTTGTTTTAGTGTTGATAAAGCTTTACTAGTGAAGATGTTTTGGCTTTGGGGGTGGGTACCTTTGTCTTGGCAAATAGATCAGTTGCTTTCATATACATTCCTTGTACGACTACTCTTGTGTCTTTGCTATGTCCATCTTCAGACGATTGTGATATCAACCTGTTGAGAAAAAAAACAACAAAATGTCAAATACAGCTAACTTAATTAACAGCTTCGGGATTAAAAAGTAGGCGTTATCAACCTGTCCTCCTCGGATGGCACGTCAGAGGACACTATTGAGTCAAGAGATGATGTATTGTCTTTTGACTCGTTGCCTCTTGTATCATCAGGTGCTAGTAAAGATATGCCTATGAATACGCATAGCATTCCTGATATGAACATTGTTGTTCTTAGCGCATCGAAAACCTGTTTAAAGAAGAAGAAAATAATAAGCCTGGTGATTCAAGTTGGCCAAACTAATCATCTTACCCTTCGTAGCCTCAAGATGTAGAAAAGAGAGGGAAATGGTCACAGTTAAGTAAATAAATGAACCTGAAACTCTTGAAAGTAGATGAATCCTGTACAAATGGAGAAGAAAGTCCAAGCAATCTGAAACATTGGAACTATGAGAATTGCATCATACAGAGACAATCCTTCGTTTAATCTTGTCATCTGCAGCACAAGCACATAATAGACAATTTTTACTTTAGTACAATCCATCAAAGGCGTAACAAAGCAGACACAAATTTCATCAGCTTTAAGGCTTTTACCCAGAATCCAGCTGTACTGAGGAATAAAAGAAGCATAGAGTATGTGAACCAGCTGTGCAATTGATAGCTACTAGACATGGCTAGTCTCAGCAAATTTGAGCTGCAAGATGAAACTCATATTAGCACTTGAAGTCAAGGGCATAACTTATCAGTTTGTTCAAGAAAAGTCAGTAGATTTACAAACTCACAGTGACTTGGCGAATAAAACCGAGCATGATCCTATAGCGCCAGAGACCACAGCATATGAGAACGGAAGCAGCATTTTCCAATAGGAGCTAATCTCTTGGCCAGGTGTAGATAACAAAACCTCTCCCTTCCTGAATATTCCGATTCAAGATATCAAGAAAGAGGGCAGATAAATGAAAGATAGTGCAAGACTACAGTTTCAAATGCAAGACTCACCTATAGAGGAAATGGTTTACAGCTACGATTAGAATCAAAATCCCACAGTATACTAAGAATGTGACATTGCTGTACTTTTCTGCCAACTGTTCCGGTGTGAAAACTGTGCACATAGGACTTGCATTAGGTCACGCCTTGTGAAAAAAACGATAGATCAAAAACCTTCAAGTTCAAGAATAGTTTTACCTGGTGACTGATGATTACCAAATGCTACCAGGAAAACGTTTCCAAGAACTATAAAGGCTGTAGCAACAAGTACTCTGTGACAAAGGCATACCAAACAACATTAGAAGAGGTAAAGTATATTGTTAAAGATTGCAGAGAGGATGGTTGACGTACTTGACAGTCACCATTTTGTTCAGTACAACATAAGCAAACGCTATGTTGGATACAAACTGAATGGATCCAAGAGCTGCTAAAAGCGACTGCAAAGAGAGTACGTCAAGGCAAGAAAACAAACAGAGAAAATGTTATTAGTGCAAGTAGGGAGTGTCGAACAAATGACTCTACCTGAGCAGCATAACCAAACGAAATGAAATTGAGGCAGTTCCCAAGAAGAAAGACAAGGATCCCTATAAGTTTCCAACAAAGACAGAGCTAAGAACTAGCTTCCACATTAATGGGAAAGAAAAGGTTTAAGATCCAAAGCAATACCAACTCTCCATGTCTGAAAATGTATAATCGGCTTCAACGGCGTCTTGCCTCCACCACCATCCTGTAAAGCTAACCTCTCTCTCTGACAATACACACAAAATCAACAAAGTAAGGTCAAAGGCAACCAAAAGATTATTGCGTGAGGCAAATGCAG is a genomic window containing:
- the LOC106305799 gene encoding probable magnesium transporter NIPA8, with translation MGEWVIGAFINIFGSVAINFGTNLLKLGHNERERLALQDGGGGKTPLKPIIHFQTWRVGILVFLLGNCLNFISFGYAAQSLLAALGSIQFVSNIAFAYVVLNKMVTVKVLVATAFIVLGNVFLVAFGNHQSPVFTPEQLAEKYSNVTFLVYCGILILIVAVNHFLYRKGEVLLSTPGQEISSYWKMLLPFSYAVVSGAIGSCSVLFAKSLSNLLRLAMSSSYQLHSWFTYSMLLLFLSTAGFWMTRLNEGLSLYDAILIVPMFQIAWTFFSICTGFIYFQEFQVFDALRTTMFISGMLCVFIGISLLAPDDTRGNESKDNTSSLDSIVSSDVPSEEDRLISQSSEDGHSKDTRVVVQGMYMKATDLFAKTKTACLAALGFGEDSINASAILVMPMVSSKITGFRGNGLERAKILSMRGSGWSKLAMEEEGTRMLEKTSHHHHPSKA
- the LOC106305798 gene encoding pentatricopeptide repeat-containing protein At3g26630, chloroplastic, with translation MAAPSPSPPPNLLSPPHFRPEKAYFFLRTCSNFPQLKQIHAKIIRHDLANDQLLARHLITLSSSFGETRYASLVFRQLHSPSTFTWNLMIRSLSVNNKPREALLLFVLMLTIHSQFDKFTFPFVIKACLADSSPRLGTQVHGLAITTGLFSDVFLQNTLMDLYFKCGRPDCGRKVFDEMPGRNIVSWTTMLNGLVSNDRLDDAEIVFGQMPTRNVVSWTAMIAAYVKNRRPDEAFQLFRRMQVDDVEPNEFTLVSMLQASTQLGSLSMGRWVHDYAHKNGFLLDCFLGTALIDMYSKCGSLEDARRVFDVMESKSLATWNSMITSLGVHGLGDEALSLFGEMEGEEGVEPDAISFVGVLSACANTGNVKEGLRYFLRMIYVYGITPIEEHNACMIQLLEKALEVNRVSSYVDSMDSDSNISTSFEVESTDRANERHESWNQHQITFSKWDAS
- the LOC106305802 gene encoding LOB domain-containing protein 24-like; amino-acid sequence: MNPKRCAACKYLRRRCPKDCIFSPYFPPGDPDKFACIHRIYGAGNVSKMLQQLPVQTRAEAVESLSFEAKCRVEDPVYGCVGIISLLQTEIQKTQTLLARTQAEIAVAQAKHSQNPS
- the LOC106305800 gene encoding glyceraldehyde-3-phosphate dehydrogenase GAPA1, chloroplastic isoform X2 gives rise to the protein MLCLYDMFIPRKQNMGSSSGYRKGVTEAKLKVAINGFGRIGRNFLRCWHGRKDSPFDIIAINDTGGVKQASHLLKYDSTLGIFDADVKPSGDAALSVDGKIIKVVSNRNPSLLPWKELGIDIVIEGTGVFVDREGAGKHRTCQWLISLYRSPRRLSLRRSTLLSENLQRKSLKVSLKSAMSRLCPLISDAQMCRPPLILR
- the LOC106305800 gene encoding glyceraldehyde-3-phosphate dehydrogenase GAPA1, chloroplastic isoform X1, whose translation is MASATFSVPKPSLQGFTDFSGLRSSSASLPFGKKLSSDEFVSAVSFQNSAMGSSSGYRKGVTEAKLKVAINGFGRIGRNFLRCWHGRKDSPFDIIAINDTGGVKQASHLLKYDSTLGIFDADVKPSGDAALSVDGKIIKVVSNRNPSLLPWKELGIDIVIEGTGVFVDREGAGKHRTCQWLISLYRSPRRLSLRRSTLLSENLQRKSLKVSLKSAMSRLCPLISDAQMCRPPLILR